From a single Dysidea avara chromosome 14, odDysAvar1.4, whole genome shotgun sequence genomic region:
- the LOC136244748 gene encoding THAP domain-containing protein 10-like, with protein MPRRCVVAGCHTEGGMGYSLHRFPSDAVVRSKWVRAVHQQRKDWKGPTTASLICSKHFEPECFNTEGRLYREEMGIPAKKPCLKPDAIPTVFPKPIRSGSSSNSCQVSTQSRRPASERRKQKAIVEELLDTSSTMQSSADDPRSSSPVEDVGSPLLLASTSTGMIPMEIQSGTPTEIQSGADDKDPMTTPGTKSVGTQCDLLAAPPLTLMSHADTTTESSEPEDGDIDDSFQISQDEATTDDDNLQRSTETDPGSTRDEIKYIIFRSALIQLFTHCTLCHSSCPGVITKPKGTYITVKQVCHHCGYQRVWASQPRIKDTPSGNILLSAAILYSGETATKVLRVLSHMNIACITDRAYYIHQKEYLEPAVISVWDTKQAELLAQCRASGNPLTIGGDGRADSPGHSAKYGSYGIIDLSSNKVIHLELVQVCHNQCFFIHNVINYAEQFGSI; from the exons ATGCCAAGACGTTGTGTAGTTGCTGGTTGTCACACTGAAGGAGGTATGGGCTACAGCTTACACAGATTTCCTAGTGATGCAGTTGTTCGCTCGAAGTGGGTAAGGGCTGTGCATCAACAGCGTAAGGATTGGAAAGGACCAACAACTGCTTCCTTAATTTGCTCGAAGCATTTTGAACCTGAATGCTTTAACACAGAAGGGCGACTTTATCGTGAAGAAATGGGCATTCCAGCCAAGAAGCCGTGCCTCAAGCCAGATGCCATTCCAACTGTTTTCCCCAAGCCTATTCGCAGTggtagcagcagcaacagctgcCAAGTGTCAACACAATCTCGTAGACCAGCTTCAGAACGAAGAAAGCAAAAAGCA ATTGTTGAAGAGCTACTAGACACCAGCTCAACCATGCAATCAAGTGCGGATGATCCAAGAAGTAGTTCCCCAGTTGAAGACGTAGGCAGCCCTCTGTTGTTGGCATCTACTTCAACAGGTATGATTCCTATGGAAATACAGTCAGGAACACCTACAGAAATACAGTCAGGAGCAGATGACAAAG ACCCAATGACTACTCCTGGCACAAAATCAGTTGGAACCCAGTGTGATCTATTGGCAGCACCCCCTCTTACACTCATGTCTCATGCAGATACTACCACTGAATCAAGTGAGCCTGAAGACGGTGATATTGATGACTCGTTTCAAATTTCTCAAGACGAAGCCACAACAGA TGATGACAACCTGCAGCGATCCACTGAAACTGATCCAGGATCAACAAGGGATGAAATCAAATACATAATATTTAGATCAGCACTCATACAACTATTTACACACTGTACACTGTGTCACAGCTCATGTCCTGGAGTCATAACCAAGCCAAAGGGCACCTATATTACTGTAAAGCAAGTATGCCATCATTGTGGATATCAAAGAGTGTGGGCAAGTCAACCACGTATCAAAGATACCCCTTCAGGAAATATTCTACTATCTGCAGCTATTTTATATAGTGGAGAAACAGCTACAAAAGTCCTCAGGGTGCTATCTCACATGAACATTGCATGCATTACAGATAGAGCATACTACATTCATCAGAAGGAGTACTTAGAGCCAGCAGTCATATCAGTTTGGGATACAAAACAGGCAGAATTGCTAGCACAGTGTAGAGCTAGTGGCAATCCACTCACTATCGGTGGTGATGGACGTGCTGATAGTCCTGGGCATTCTGCCAAATATGGGTCGTACGGAATTATTGACCTATCCTCCAACAAAGTTATCCACCTAGAGCTTGTTCAGGTTTGCCACAACCAATGTTTCTTTATTCATAATGTTATTAACTATGCAGAGCAATTTGGTAGCATCTAG
- the LOC136244817 gene encoding protein FAM133-like produces MLRKKLKEEAEKRKEQYYLISWTKEPGKPCSVHPHEEIVEKDSPAVGNEMLVIFPSKKQKVVASAKHRGTIIAIGPKREILEKEKLYLRNEFEFTPSDGKEAKHITNADEKKKWKTAKTEENESSKVKKAKINKKDTMPLKKASTLKVKKRSSGIIVLGNGCSDEDDNEGFSDDEGFSDNEGFSDKEEKRGMDYDSDPIAICKSKKKRKEVVTMKCDGEPKSKKKRKEVIAMKCDGSEQRNKKKNEVDSDDSSTDDDDPNCKPGMKKENQAMKCDGSDAKTKKKGKEVIAMTCGGSEPRSKKKNEVHSLMIAALMTMTQTVNQE; encoded by the exons ATGTTGAGAAAGAAATTAAAAGAGGAAGCTGAGAAACGGAAAG AGCAATATTACTTGATATCATGGACTAAAGAGCCGGGCAAACCTTGCTCTGTCCACCCACACGAAGAAATCGTGGAGAAAGATTCACCAGCAGTAGGCAACGAAATGCTCGTGATTTTTCCCAGCAAGAAACAAAAGGTGGTGGCATCTGCGAAGCATCGTGGTACAATAATAGCAATTG GCCCTAAACGAGAGATACTCGAGAAAGAAAAGTTATATCTAAGAAATGAGTTTGAATTTACACCATCAG ACGGAAAAGAAGCAAAACATATCACAAATGCTGATG aaaagaagaaatggaaAACCGCTAAAACAGAAG AGAATGAATCCAGCAAAGTAAAGAAAGCCAAGATAAACAAGAAAGAtactat GCCCCTAAAGAAAGCTTCaacattgaaagtgaaaaaaagaaGTTCTGGAATTATAGTGCTGGGAAACGGGTGCAGTGATGAAGATGATAATGAAGGGTTTAGTGATGATGAAGGGTTTAGTGATAATGAAGGGTTTAGTGATAAAGAGGAGAAAAGAG GAATGGACTATGATAGTGATCCAATTGCAATATGTAAGAGTAAGAAGAAGAGAAAGGAAGTGGTAACAATGAAGTGTGATGGTGAGCCAAAGAGTAAGAAGAAGAGAAAGGAAGTTATAGCAATGAAGTGTGATGGCAGTGAGCAAAggaataagaagaaaaatgaaG TAGACTCTGATGATAGCAGCACTGATGACGATGACCCAAACTGTAAACCAGGAATGAAGAAAGAAAATCAAG CAATGAAGTGTGATGGCAGTGACGCAAAGACTAAGAAGAAGGGAAAGGAAGTTATAGCAATGACGTGTGGTGGCAGTGAGCCAAGGAGTAAGAAGAAAAATGAAG TACACTCTCTGATGATAGCAGCACTGATGACGATGACCCAAACTGTAAACCAGGAATGA